In one window of Armatimonadota bacterium DNA:
- a CDS encoding zinc-binding dehydrogenase, whose translation MTAPADYGIAFTAREWAELLPIERDAAPLGPRDVAGRTLVTLISTGTELAIYQGEHFPQRPGYAAVFEVEAVGAEVADLAPGDRVFCMGPHQTFQRAARAEVIPVPAGMAPDVALFARMVGVTMSTLTTTTARPPEQVLVLGLGLVGFLAAQLFAACGYEVIACDPLAERRDLARQAGVERAIPDVPVDDPAIARKVGLALDCSGHEQAVLDACRVVRKRGEVVLVATPWRQRSDLDAHQILRAVFHNYVVMRSGWEWELPRQPTDFMTNSIYGSFAAAMRWLAEGRIRVAGISDTRRPQDAQDAYQGLLRDPGARLTTVFEWNTPRA comes from the coding sequence ATGACGGCGCCTGCCGACTACGGCATCGCCTTCACCGCGCGCGAATGGGCGGAGCTGCTGCCCATCGAGCGCGACGCGGCGCCGCTCGGCCCGCGCGACGTCGCGGGCAGGACCCTCGTCACGCTCATCAGTACCGGCACGGAACTCGCCATTTACCAGGGCGAGCATTTTCCACAGCGCCCCGGCTACGCCGCCGTCTTCGAGGTCGAAGCCGTCGGCGCCGAAGTCGCGGACCTCGCGCCCGGCGACCGCGTGTTCTGCATGGGCCCGCATCAAACGTTCCAGCGCGCGGCGCGCGCGGAGGTGATCCCTGTGCCCGCGGGCATGGCGCCGGACGTCGCGCTGTTCGCCCGCATGGTCGGCGTCACCATGAGCACGCTGACGACGACGACCGCGCGGCCGCCGGAGCAGGTTCTCGTCCTCGGGCTCGGGCTGGTTGGCTTCCTTGCGGCGCAGCTCTTCGCGGCGTGCGGCTACGAGGTGATCGCCTGCGATCCGCTCGCCGAGCGGCGTGACCTCGCCCGGCAGGCCGGCGTCGAACGCGCGATCCCGGACGTGCCGGTTGACGATCCGGCGATCGCGCGCAAGGTCGGCCTCGCCCTCGACTGCTCGGGGCACGAGCAGGCGGTGCTCGACGCCTGCCGGGTCGTGCGCAAGCGCGGCGAAGTTGTCCTCGTCGCGACGCCGTGGCGCCAGCGCAGCGATCTCGACGCGCATCAGATCCTGCGCGCGGTGTTTCATAACTACGTCGTCATGCGCAGCGGGTGGGAGTGGGAGCTGCCCCGGCAACCGACCGACTTCATGACCAACAGCATCTACGGCAGCTTCGCGGCGGCCATGCGGTGGCTCGCCGAGGGCCGCATCCGCGTCGCGGGCATCTCCGACACGCGCCGCCCGCAGGATGCGCAGGATGCCTACCAGGGCCTCCTGCGCGATCCCGGCGCGCGCCTGACGACGGTTTTCGAGTGGAACACGCCGCGCGCATGA
- a CDS encoding nucleotidyltransferase domain-containing protein yields the protein MADQAAVDQWLADFAHRLRETFGDRLLFVGHHGSWARGEAATDSDIDTMVIVDRIGDDDLAAFRAVVTAMPEGGRSASGLFNSAAEVRARPPSELLQYFWGCRPLHGGMDGIVARPTGSQLLEDVRRKASDNLLNARHYLLYPHDLRQKVHGLRYPFKECFYALQEWLLAERGTFYARKEDLLDALADADDRAVVEVARDWPQSEADRNARPEHYVGLLERWSRRALERLGAAARTGPGT from the coding sequence ATGGCTGACCAGGCAGCCGTAGATCAGTGGCTCGCGGATTTCGCCCACCGATTGCGGGAGACCTTCGGCGACCGGCTCCTATTCGTCGGCCATCATGGGAGCTGGGCGCGGGGCGAGGCCGCGACCGACAGCGACATTGACACCATGGTCATCGTCGATCGCATTGGGGATGATGACCTCGCCGCCTTCCGGGCCGTGGTGACAGCCATGCCCGAGGGCGGGCGCTCGGCAAGCGGGCTGTTCAACTCGGCGGCGGAGGTGCGCGCGCGTCCCCCTTCTGAGCTGCTGCAGTACTTCTGGGGGTGCCGACCGCTCCACGGCGGCATGGACGGCATAGTCGCGCGGCCGACCGGCAGCCAGCTTCTCGAGGACGTCCGCCGCAAGGCCTCAGATAATCTCCTCAACGCCCGGCATTACCTGCTCTACCCGCATGACCTCCGGCAGAAGGTGCACGGCCTGCGCTATCCGTTCAAGGAGTGCTTCTACGCGCTTCAGGAGTGGCTGCTGGCGGAGCGCGGAACGTTCTACGCGCGCAAGGAGGACCTGCTCGACGCGCTCGCCGACGCCGACGACCGAGCGGTCGTGGAGGTGGCGCGCGACTGGCCGCAGTCGGAAGCCGACCGCAACGCGCGGCCGGAGCACTACGTCGGGCTCCTCGAGCGCTGGAGCCGCCGCGCGCTGGAACGGCTGGGGGCTGCGGCGCGCACCGGGCCGGGAACGTGA
- a CDS encoding diacylglycerol kinase family lipid kinase, producing GFRGTRWAAPSPVLARKARAVEGTATTCLLVANPYAGGVRRASDLARVERRLRSAGVEVRRVPAPRPSDVADALREALRGESPERTRVIVAGGDGTINAALPALMGTEFPLAVVPVGTLNVLARQLGVPLSLDAAADAAIGGGVRRIDLGIANGRPFSLMAGMGFDAAIVQQVVPALNKKSPVGLCAYLTRCLRLLREYSPSWFRVTTERLSFETRAWLVVVANASRYAYSWHLAPGASMDDGWLDLWLFQSSSPAQTAGQLLAILRSRPEGYPGVYHTRARSLRVECDPPLLLQVDGDAAGCTPADISVLPKALACVAPARSERVCRRRTRRTPPWIKGIVPGHVGSG from the coding sequence GGGTTCCGCGGCACGCGATGGGCGGCACCCTCTCCGGTCCTCGCCCGGAAAGCGAGAGCCGTTGAGGGCACCGCCACCACCTGCCTGCTGGTCGCGAACCCGTACGCCGGCGGCGTTCGCAGAGCGTCCGACCTGGCGCGCGTGGAGCGGCGCCTGCGGAGCGCGGGCGTCGAGGTGCGCCGGGTTCCGGCCCCGCGGCCGAGCGATGTGGCCGATGCCCTGCGCGAGGCGCTGCGCGGCGAGTCGCCCGAGCGAACGCGGGTCATCGTTGCCGGCGGCGACGGCACGATCAACGCGGCCCTGCCCGCGCTGATGGGCACCGAGTTCCCCCTGGCGGTCGTGCCGGTGGGGACGCTCAACGTCCTCGCGCGGCAGCTCGGCGTGCCGTTGAGCCTCGACGCGGCGGCGGATGCGGCGATCGGCGGCGGCGTGCGGCGGATTGATCTGGGGATCGCGAACGGACGGCCGTTCTCGCTCATGGCGGGCATGGGCTTCGACGCGGCGATCGTGCAGCAGGTCGTGCCGGCGCTGAATAAGAAGAGCCCGGTCGGCCTGTGCGCATATCTGACCCGCTGCCTGCGCCTGCTTCGCGAGTACTCGCCGAGCTGGTTCCGCGTCACCACCGAGCGGCTGAGCTTCGAGACCCGGGCGTGGCTCGTGGTGGTGGCGAATGCGAGCCGGTACGCGTACTCCTGGCATCTCGCGCCCGGCGCGAGCATGGATGACGGCTGGCTCGACCTGTGGCTGTTCCAGAGCAGTTCACCGGCGCAGACCGCGGGGCAACTGCTGGCAATCCTGCGCAGCAGGCCGGAGGGTTATCCAGGCGTGTATCACACGCGCGCGCGGTCGCTGCGCGTCGAATGCGACCCGCCGTTGCTGCTGCAAGTTGACGGTGACGCGGCCGGCTGCACGCCGGCGGATATCAGCGTCCTGCCCAAGGCGTTGGCGTGCGTCGCGCCGGCGCGCAGCGAGCGGGTGTGCCGACGTCGAACGCGACGCACGCCGCCGTGGATCAAGGGCATCGTCCCAGGGCACGTCGGCAGCGGCTAG
- a CDS encoding PD40 domain-containing protein: MTYIGACGILIALAPVLAMAAAAPSCKADGKPRNLIGYSEFRTNLPTRFANACTRRACVVRADGTGRRELAAELIGDAYTWTGFDGWSPDGRLAMVICGWEDPKNAAWEEEHKEFRLTEGWLVDEYLLDLQTGALTNLTGIERVSDYNSGLFFWPGDPSRLGFTAIINGISRPYAMNRDGTGKRDLTSGADAFTYGFSSSPDGKRISYHKDYQIHVADADGSHAVRLDTGQSFNFCPQWSPDGEWLMFLAGEHYDCHPYVARRDGSGIRKLADRGGYRGVVTWADVEDFHGGSSDVPTWSADGKWVYYTAQVGDAVELMRASLDGKTEQLTHSEGGVLNYHPRPSPDGEWVLFGSNRSGVRQLYVARANGADAYPITHMRAGSGAMWPHWQPVGRGDNIP; this comes from the coding sequence GTGACATACATCGGTGCTTGCGGCATCCTCATCGCTCTCGCCCCCGTGCTCGCGATGGCCGCGGCGGCGCCTAGCTGCAAAGCCGACGGCAAGCCGCGGAACCTCATCGGCTACAGCGAGTTCCGCACCAACCTGCCGACGCGGTTCGCCAACGCCTGCACCCGCCGCGCGTGTGTCGTGCGCGCCGACGGCACCGGTCGCCGCGAGCTGGCGGCGGAGCTGATCGGGGATGCTTACACCTGGACCGGCTTCGACGGCTGGTCGCCGGACGGGCGCCTCGCCATGGTCATCTGCGGCTGGGAGGATCCCAAGAACGCCGCGTGGGAGGAAGAGCACAAGGAGTTCCGCCTCACCGAGGGCTGGCTGGTTGACGAGTATCTCCTGGATCTGCAGACCGGCGCGCTGACCAATCTGACCGGCATCGAGCGGGTGAGCGACTACAACTCCGGCCTGTTCTTCTGGCCCGGCGATCCGAGCCGCCTCGGCTTCACCGCGATCATCAACGGCATCTCGCGCCCGTATGCGATGAACCGCGACGGCACCGGCAAGCGCGACCTCACCTCCGGCGCCGATGCGTTCACCTACGGCTTCAGCTCCTCCCCCGACGGCAAACGCATCTCCTATCACAAGGATTATCAGATCCATGTCGCGGACGCCGACGGCTCGCACGCGGTGCGCCTCGACACCGGGCAGTCGTTCAATTTCTGTCCGCAGTGGTCGCCGGACGGGGAGTGGCTGATGTTCCTCGCCGGCGAGCATTACGACTGCCATCCCTACGTCGCGCGCAGGGACGGCTCCGGGATCCGCAAGCTGGCGGATCGAGGCGGATACCGGGGCGTCGTGACGTGGGCGGATGTCGAGGACTTCCACGGCGGCAGCAGCGATGTGCCGACGTGGTCGGCGGATGGGAAGTGGGTGTACTACACGGCGCAGGTCGGCGACGCAGTGGAGTTGATGCGGGCGTCGCTGGATGGCAAGACCGAGCAGCTCACCCATTCCGAGGGGGGCGTGCTGAATTACCATCCACGGCCGTCGCCTGACGGGGAGTGGGTGCTGTTCGGGTCGAACCGCAGCGGCGTGCGGCAGCTCTACGTGGCGCGCGCGAACGGCGCGGATGCGTATCCCATCACCCACATGCGCGCGGGCTCGGGCGCGATGTGGCCGCACTGGCAGCCGGTGGGGCGCGGGGACAACATCCCGTAG
- a CDS encoding SIMPL domain-containing protein (The SIMPL domain is named for its presence in mouse protein SIMPL (signalling molecule that associates with mouse pelle-like kinase). Bacterial member BP26, from Brucella, was shown to assemble into a channel-like structure, while YggE from E. coli has been associated with resistance to oxidative stress.), producing the protein MRVWLAVIAGAVILALGGAASAEMVKGQATTIAHPTMTVTGSGTVEVAPDTLRVTASIITEGDTVEAARERNAQIVRAAMDAVKALNLANVMTKTLDYTLERVTQNASVRLKVDPSKWDIPWKITETDLADSSFHIDVPVTLGYRAANSLTVRIQGEREALSDGAGKIIDALMAAGTNQITSVAYTLEKDNSAAMRESLTKAVRDAQMTAEAVAAAAGRTIVGIRNISPSYRYPAMELRNVQASFRGGRYAEQATPTSVTAGMLEMTAQVNINYELDFNPGDTQFLPAPQ; encoded by the coding sequence ATGCGTGTCTGGCTAGCTGTAATCGCAGGTGCCGTGATTCTCGCTCTCGGCGGCGCGGCGTCGGCGGAGATGGTGAAGGGCCAGGCGACCACGATCGCCCATCCCACGATGACCGTCACCGGATCCGGGACCGTCGAAGTCGCACCGGATACGCTGCGCGTCACCGCGAGCATCATCACCGAAGGCGACACTGTCGAAGCGGCCCGCGAGCGCAACGCGCAGATCGTGCGCGCGGCGATGGACGCGGTGAAGGCGCTCAATCTCGCCAACGTCATGACGAAGACGCTGGACTACACGCTCGAACGCGTGACGCAGAACGCGAGCGTGCGCCTGAAGGTTGACCCATCGAAATGGGACATCCCCTGGAAGATCACCGAGACGGATCTCGCGGATTCGAGCTTCCATATCGACGTCCCCGTGACCCTTGGGTACCGGGCCGCGAACAGCCTGACGGTGAGGATTCAGGGCGAGCGCGAGGCGCTGTCCGACGGCGCCGGCAAGATCATTGACGCGCTGATGGCGGCGGGGACGAACCAGATCACCAGCGTCGCCTACACCCTGGAGAAGGACAACAGCGCGGCGATGCGCGAGTCGCTGACGAAAGCGGTGAGGGATGCGCAGATGACTGCCGAGGCCGTCGCCGCCGCCGCGGGGCGCACCATCGTCGGCATCCGCAACATCAGCCCGAGCTACAGGTATCCGGCGATGGAGCTGCGCAACGTCCAGGCTTCCTTCCGCGGAGGGAGGTACGCAGAGCAGGCGACGCCGACGTCCGTGACGGCAGGGATGCTCGAGATGACCGCCCAGGTCAACATCAATTACGAACTCGACTTCAACCCGGGCGACACGCAGTTCCTGCCCGCGCCGCAGTAG
- a CDS encoding MFS transporter produces MSLSLRLRLSGMMLLQYVIWGAWAPVLSAYLQKTLHFSGVQTGAIYALLPLACIISPFFGGQIADRWVSTQRFLGIAHLLGALALLLLARQTGFSSFVVWMLVYSLLYAPTLPLTNSLTFHHLRNAERDFGSIRVLGTIGWILAGWGLTYWRSAPSLTVAGASDSLLLAAGASLLLGLFCFALPHTPPSKSENPWAFLAALKLLRNRNFAIFMVISFVVVTELQFYYVLTAPFLEYIGISSSRLPAVMTIAQLAEIIAMAALLPILLPRLGVRTCLAIGVIAWPIRYAIFAIGQPVWLVVASLAMHGLGYTFFFVVGQVYVNAVAAQDIRASAQSLLTLITLGLGNYLGAYFAGWVQDYFTTQTAAGAVVNYTGVFLVPCALTVTCALAFLIFFKEGRSTQQAEGAPAESAAGDAAASQE; encoded by the coding sequence ATGAGCCTGAGCCTGCGACTGCGCTTGAGCGGGATGATGCTGCTGCAGTACGTGATCTGGGGGGCATGGGCGCCGGTGCTGTCCGCGTACCTGCAGAAGACACTCCACTTCAGCGGGGTGCAGACGGGCGCGATCTACGCGCTGCTGCCTCTGGCATGTATCATCTCGCCGTTCTTTGGCGGGCAGATCGCCGACCGCTGGGTGTCCACTCAGCGGTTCCTGGGCATCGCCCATCTGCTGGGCGCGCTGGCTTTGCTCCTGCTTGCCCGGCAGACCGGCTTCTCGTCGTTCGTGGTGTGGATGCTCGTCTATTCCCTGCTCTACGCGCCCACGCTGCCTCTGACCAACAGCCTCACCTTCCATCACCTGCGCAATGCCGAACGGGACTTCGGCAGCATCCGAGTGCTCGGCACGATCGGGTGGATCCTGGCGGGCTGGGGGCTGACGTACTGGCGCTCGGCGCCGTCGCTGACGGTAGCGGGGGCGAGCGACTCACTGCTGCTGGCGGCCGGGGCCTCGCTGCTGCTCGGCCTCTTCTGCTTCGCTTTGCCTCACACGCCGCCGAGCAAGTCGGAGAATCCCTGGGCGTTCCTCGCGGCACTGAAGCTGCTGCGTAACCGCAACTTCGCCATCTTCATGGTGATCTCGTTCGTCGTGGTGACCGAGCTGCAGTTCTACTATGTCCTCACCGCCCCATTCCTGGAGTACATCGGGATCTCGTCGAGCCGGCTGCCCGCGGTGATGACCATTGCTCAGCTCGCGGAGATCATCGCCATGGCCGCGCTGCTGCCGATTCTCCTGCCGCGCCTGGGGGTGCGCACGTGCCTGGCGATCGGCGTGATCGCGTGGCCGATCCGTTACGCGATTTTCGCGATCGGCCAGCCGGTCTGGCTGGTGGTGGCATCACTGGCGATGCACGGGCTGGGCTATACCTTCTTCTTCGTCGTCGGCCAGGTGTACGTCAACGCGGTGGCTGCCCAGGATATCCGTGCCTCAGCACAGAGCCTGCTGACGCTGATCACCCTGGGTCTGGGGAACTACCTGGGCGCCTACTTTGCGGGCTGGGTGCAGGATTACTTCACTACGCAAACTGCAGCCGGGGCGGTCGTCAACTACACCGGGGTGTTCCTCGTGCCCTGCGCCTTGACCGTGACCTGCGCCCTGGCCTTCCTGATCTTCTTTAAGGAGGGTCGGAGTACACAGCAGGCGGAGGGCGCACCGGCGGAGTCAGCGGCGGGGGACGCCGCAGCCAGCCAGGAGTGA